The genomic window GCGGGGGCCTTGTACAGGACCTTCAGGTGGCTGCCGTTGAGGGCGAGGGTGCCCACGGAGGTGTTACCCATGGTGATGCCGTCCACGTACCAGGTGATCCTCTGTTTCACGCTGCTGGAGACGGTGCCGGAATAGGCGATGGTGCCGGAGCTGGCGACGGTGGCGTCGACCGGACTGAGGGTGAGGACGGCGGGCGTGACGGTGGCCGCGGCGAGGGTGCAGGGTGCGAACCCGCCTGCCACAAGGGTCAGGCCGAGGGTCGCACTGAGGATGGAGGCGGAACGGAACCGGGTGATGCCCCGGTACAGGCCTCCGGCGAAAAGGGTTGCAGGCATGGATGCTCCTGTCCCCCGATCCCGCCGGTGAATGCCGGTGGACCCAGGGGTCATGGCTGGTGGATGCGCCGATCGGAAAGATCAAGCCGCCGACTTGCGCATCCTGGAGGTGGTGAACGACCCGATTGCTCTGCTGAAAAATGATCAGAGAACCAGATGCGGGAAGTATAGGTCCCAGGATGGAGCCAGGGGAGTGTTTTCGATCACAGGAGCCCGGAAACCCCTTGCAGGTGTTGAGAAAATGACCGTTAAGGCCTTTCATCAGGCCACTTGGAATGCATCCCCTGGTGCATCTGCCCGCGGCGGAAACGCCGGAAAACGAGGAAAACCCGGCAGGAACCAGGACCCGCATCCTACTTTTCAACACGGTTATTCACCAGCCCGGAGGGTCACGATCCGAGGCCGCCCGCCTGAAGGGGCGGGGCATCCCGTCCCTCCAGGCGGGCGGTGGGTATCACCAGGATTTCACGTCCTGCAGAACGGGGCGGGCCCGGGTGATCGCTCACCCGGGCCCGCTCGTTCGATAGTTGGCTTAAGGCAGGGGCGTCCCGTTGGGATACAGCCCCGAGAGGTACAGCTCCAGGTTCGTGTAGCCCCTGGCATTGGGCCTCTTGACGTTGCGGTCGGAGGCGTCGTTCTTGTCCAGGCCGTGGGCGTCCTCCCAGACGTCGGGCATGCCGTCGCCATCGGTGTCCACCGGGGGGGTCCCGGCGGCCAGGGACGGATAGGGACCTGCGGTGGTGACCAGGGAGGTGGGGCTGGAGGCCGGGTTCAGGAAGTAGTTGATGATCCGCGAATCGACCGGATCCCGGTTGTCGACCCAGGAGCCGTCGGGGGCCAGCCGGCGGTTCGCGCCGACCTTGGGGGCGAGGAGGGCCTTCAGGTCCTCCTTGCGGGTCAGCGGCGTGATGGTGATGGGCCAGGCATTGAGGGCGGAGGGGATGACCGGCGATGAGGCCTTGTACTTCGTGTCCACCTGGGCGTCGTTGAGCTGGCCGTTCTCGTTGCTGGCGAGCCTGAGCATGGTGGAGAAGTTGTCGTAGGACCCCAGGGGGTTCTTGGGGCCGAAGTTGTTGCTCATGTAGATCTGGGCGGTGCCGGAGGAGACGATCTGGTTCTCGTTGTGGGCGGGGGTGTCGGCCCAGCGGACCTCGTTCTTGGCGGCGTTGGCGGGGAGCCCCGTGTTGATGCCGTCCCAGACGTTGCCGATGATGTCGAACTGGGTGCCGCCCCGGATCAGCATGGCGTAGCCGTAGCCGGACACGTAGTTGTTGATCCAGCGGCCGTACTTGAGCCAGGTCTGGGGCAGGCGGTGGTCGATGGTGGCGAGGACGTTGTGGTGCCCGTCCCAGCTTGCCTCATTCATGTTGGCCTGGCCCATGGTATCGCCGCCCACCAGGAGGCCCGTGCTGTGCGGCGCCATGCACTCCGCCACGAGGTTCCAGGAGAAGGTGCTGCGGAACACGCCCTGGGCCGACCAGAACGCCGCGGCCTTGTTGCCGTCCCATTCGAAGGAGTTGTGGTCGAGCACCACGTCGGCGCTGCGGTCGTCGTTGGTGGCCAGACCCGTGAGGCCCTGCTGGGAGGCGTTTGCGGGCGCGTTGCCCGGACGGATCCGGAGGTAGCGGATGATGGTGTTGCCGCTGTACCAGAGCAGGGCGCCGCCGGTGCCGAAGGTGCCGTCGCCGCGGACCTGGATGCCGCCGCCGGGGGCCGTCTGGCCCGCGATGGTGAGCCCGGGAGGCACGGGCCACATGGTGGAGTGCAGGGTGATCGTCCCGCCCACGGAGAAGACGATGGTCCGCGGTCCCGTCTTCGTCATGGCGTCGCGCAGGGAGCACACCGCCCCCTTGGGGCCGTTCTGGGCCGGGACATTGGCGTGGACGGTGTCTTCGAGGGTGTTGACGGTGTAGACCGCGCCGCCGCGCCCGCCGGTGGCGCCGCCGCCCATGCCTTCGCAACCCGGGAAGGCCGCCAGGGGCCCCGGATCGACGGTGCTGCCAGTCGGGGGAGGATCCGTCGGGGTAGGCGTTGTCGGAGGAGGCGTCGTCGGGGGCGGCGTCGTCGGTGGAGGCGTCGTCGGGGGAGGCGTCGTCGGGGGAGGCGTCGTCGGAGGAGGCGTCGTCGGGGGCGGCGTCGTCGGGGGCGGCGTCGTCGGGGGAGGCGTCGTCGGGGGAGGCGTCGTCGGGGGAGGCGTCGTCGGGGGAGGCGTCGTCGGGGGAGGCGTCGTCGGGGGAGGCGTCGTCGGGGGCGGGGTTGTGGCGGAACCCGTGACGGTGACCTTATTGGAACGGGTCACGGGGTTGCCGAGGGCGTCGACGCCCACGACCTTGACGGTGTGAGTGCCCGCGGCCGCCGGGGCTGCATAGGTGACCTTCAGGGCGCTGCCTTTGAGTTCAAGCGTGCCCAGGGTGGCGTTGCCCATTTCGACCCCGTCCACGAACCAGGTGATCGCCTGGCCCATGCCATCCGCGGTGGCAGTGAAGTCGAGGGTGCCGCCGGCTGTGACGGTGGCGTCGGCCGGGCTGAGGGTGAGGGAAGCCGTTTTTTGGGCGGCCGGGGTGGAGGTGCACGATACGAGTCCGCCCGCCACAAGGGTCAGGCTGAGGGCCGCGCTGAGGATGGAGGCGGAGCGGAGCCGGGTGATGCCCCGGTACAGGCCTCCGGCCAAGAAGGTTGCATGCATGATTACTCCCACTCCCCGTCCCGCCGGCAAAGGCCGGCTAACGGGGGGTCATGGTTCGTGGATGCGTCGGTTTGCGCATCAATGTTTTGGTGAATGATCCGATTGCCCTGCGGGACCTGATCAGGGAACCAGATGCGGGAAGTATCAGTCCTTCAATCGTGACCTGGGAGTGTTCTTGGTCACAAGAGCCATGAAAGCCCTTGCGCCGGGCGGCAATGTTGCCGTTAAAACCTCGTGAGGCATGCGGTTATCTCACAGCCTCAGGAGGCTCCTGCCGCCGCGAAAATGCCGGAAAACAGGCAAAAACAGGCCCATGCAGGGACCGGTCTATCCCTTTTCAACCATGACTTGAACAAACCAGGTCAATCAGCCCAGAAGGCCGGCGCCTGCGGCCCGGGCCTTCAGGCTGGGAGCCTTGCCCTGGAAGAGGCGGCCGGAACCGCCGCCCCGCCCTTCCAGGAGGGCCGCCAGCTCCCGGCCGCGGGCGGGGACATCCAGGGGGGAGGCTTCGCCCGCGGTGAGCAGGAAGTAGTGCTGGCCCTCCAGGGTGGACGTGAAGAACACGGCCTTGTGCGGGGCTGCGGCAGCAAGCAGGCGACCGGTTTTCTGGAGGAATGCGGCGTCCCGTCCCTCGAAATGATGGTCGGCCAGGGAACCCGGGCGGGCGGCCAGGGCCTCGACCAGCAGGTCGGCCAGTTCCTCCTCCAGGGCCCGGACTTTTCGATCCAGGTTCCGGGTCTGCTCCAGTCTGCCTTCCAGGGCCGGAACGAGCCCCGGGTCCGGCGCGCCCAGGAGGGACCTCAGGGTGCCGTTGCGGCGTTCATGGGCCTCGAAGCGGCGGCGGGCGCGGCCCCCGGCAACGTAGAACAGGCGGGTCCCCCCGCGCAGGCTCTCGGTGCCCAGGAGCTTGACCACCTCCAGCTCGGCGGTGGAGCGCACGTGGGTGCCCCCGCAGGTGTTGGTGTCCACTCCCTCGATGGTGACCAGGCGAACGTCGCCCGTGAAGCCTTCGGGCAGGCCCCTGGAGCGCACGCCGAGCCCCGGCAGGTCCTCCGGTTTCACGCGCATGGCGGTTACGGGGCGCGCCGCGCGGATGCTTTCGGCCACGGCCTCCTCCAGGGCGCGCAACTCCGCGGCGCCGATGGCGGCCACGCCCAGCTCGATGTCAGAGACCTCCTCCCCCAGGTGGAACGCCTTGGTCTCCCAGCCGAAGCGGTCCTGGGCCACGGCGGTGAGCAGGTGCTGGCCGGTGTGCTGCTGCATGTGGTCGAAGCGGCGCCCCCAGTCCAGGCGCACCTTCACGGGGCCCGGGGCCACCGGTGCCGAGAGGTAGTGGCGGACCTCCCCGTCGCGCTTCTGCACGTCCAGGACTTCGGCCGCGCCCAGGGTCCCGTGGTCCGGGGGCTGGCCGCCGCTCTCGGGATAGAGGACGGTGTCCGCCAGCACCGCGAAGGGGCGCCCGTCCTCGCCCGCGCGCAGCACGGCGGTGTCCAGTTCAGTGAGGTAGGGGTCCCGTTCGTAGGCAGCCAGGTCGCTCATGGGGAAAGCGTACCATGGGTGATAGGATGGCCGGATGAACGTGCTCGCCCTGCTGTTGCTTCTGTTCGCGGGCGCGCTGGCCGGCTATGCCTCACGCCTCAATGAGAAGGCCATTCTTCTCAACCGGGCGGCCACGCGCTACGCCATCGGATCCCTCCTCTTCATCATGGGGACCCGCCTCGCCCGCTCCCGGGAGCTCTTCGCCCGGGACCTGGGCGTGCTGGCGGCCGCCGTGGGGAGCAGCCTCCTGCTGGTGGCGGTCTTCTTCCTGGTGTTCTGGGCGGCATCCAAGGTGAGGCGCGGGCCCGCGAGCGCCCCCGAGGGACCCTCCTCCGGGAGCGGCCACGAGCTGGCCGCGGTGCTCTGGAACGTGGCCTGGATCGCCCTGGGGGCCGCGGCCTTCCTGCTCCTGCCGGACCGGGCCGCCGCGGCCCTGCCCCTGGATGCCGTCGCGGACTGGCTCCTGCGCATCCTGGCCGTGGTCATCGGCTTCGACCTGGGCGCCGACCTCCACCGGCTGAAGCTGAGGGACCTGCCTTGGCCCATCCTGCTCATGCCCTTCCTCAACATCGTCCTGTCCCTGGGCTGCGGCTCGCTCTTCAGCCTCCTGCGCGGAATGCCGCTGCGCCAGGGGCTGCTGCTCTACTCCGGCCTGGGGTGGTACTCCCTCTCCTCGGTCCTGATCGCCCAGAAGGGCCTGGTGGTGATGTCGCTCCTGGCCTTCATCCACAACGTCACCCGCGAGCTCTTCGCGATCCTCTCGGCGCCGCTGGCGGCGCGCATCTCGCCCTACCTGCCCATCCACATCGGGGGCGCCACCTCCATGGACGTCATGCTGCCCTTCGTGCAGCGCTACTCCGGGCGGACCTACACCCTCGTCTCCTTCTATTCCGGGATCGTCTGCAGCCTCGCGGTGATCCCCCTCGTACGCATCCTGTTGGGGTCCTGATGGCCAAGCGCATCGAACGCGTGAACAAGTCCGTGAAGGAGGTCCTGGAGGACCTCGTGGAAGGCCACCGGGAGGC from Geothrix sp. 21YS21S-2 includes these protein-coding regions:
- a CDS encoding alanyl-tRNA editing protein, translated to MSDLAAYERDPYLTELDTAVLRAGEDGRPFAVLADTVLYPESGGQPPDHGTLGAAEVLDVQKRDGEVRHYLSAPVAPGPVKVRLDWGRRFDHMQQHTGQHLLTAVAQDRFGWETKAFHLGEEVSDIELGVAAIGAAELRALEEAVAESIRAARPVTAMRVKPEDLPGLGVRSRGLPEGFTGDVRLVTIEGVDTNTCGGTHVRSTAELEVVKLLGTESLRGGTRLFYVAGGRARRRFEAHERRNGTLRSLLGAPDPGLVPALEGRLEQTRNLDRKVRALEEELADLLVEALAARPGSLADHHFEGRDAAFLQKTGRLLAAAAPHKAVFFTSTLEGQHYFLLTAGEASPLDVPARGRELAALLEGRGGGSGRLFQGKAPSLKARAAGAGLLG
- a CDS encoding lysine exporter LysO family protein — encoded protein: MNVLALLLLLFAGALAGYASRLNEKAILLNRAATRYAIGSLLFIMGTRLARSRELFARDLGVLAAAVGSSLLLVAVFFLVFWAASKVRRGPASAPEGPSSGSGHELAAVLWNVAWIALGAAAFLLLPDRAAAALPLDAVADWLLRILAVVIGFDLGADLHRLKLRDLPWPILLMPFLNIVLSLGCGSLFSLLRGMPLRQGLLLYSGLGWYSLSSVLIAQKGLVVMSLLAFIHNVTRELFAILSAPLAARISPYLPIHIGGATSMDVMLPFVQRYSGRTYTLVSFYSGIVCSLAVIPLVRILLGS